GAGAGCCGTGAGCTCGAGCTCCAGGTGGTCGAGGGGGCGCTCGCCGGGGCGTCGGTCGAGCCGGAGCGGCTGGCGCGCCTCGCCAGGCTGCTGGGGTACGACGAGCGGCTGCTCCTCCACTTCCGCCGGTACCACGGCCCCTGGCGCACGCGCCTGGCGCGGCTGCTGACCGCCGCCGGCGACGCGCGCTCCTGGACGGCCGCGGCGCTCGCCCTCCTCGCCACCGGGCGCCGCCCCACCGTCCACCTCGGGCTGCGGGTGGGCCTCGGCGCGCTCGCCGGCGCGCTCGCGGCGCAGGCCCTGAAGCGCAGCCTGAACCGCGCGCGGCCCACCACCGCCATCGAAGGGTTCGAGGCGCTGGCGGAGAACCCGGACGCGTTCTCCTTCCCCTCCGGGCACACCGCCGCGGCGTTCGCGGTCGCGGTCGCCGTGGCGGGCGAGCCGTACTTCGCGGGCCCCCCGGCGCTGCTCCTCGCCACCGGCATCGCGCTCTCGCGGATCTACCTCGGCGCCCACTACCCGCTCGACGTGGCGGTGGGCACGCTCCTCGGCGCGGCGGCGGGCGCCGGCACGCGCCTCCTCGTCCCGTGACGGTCCGGGATCCCGCGAGTCCCCACTTCCTCCTCGCCCCGCCCGCAGCTCGGAGCGGTTTCGCGCGAGCGGGCGGGGTTCGGCAGGGAGGGGCGCGGCAGGTGGGCGGGGGTCACCGCGGCCGCGGGCGCTCCTGGACGTTGGGGCGTCGCGCGCGAGGCGGGGCCGCACGTTCGAGGCGGCCGGGCGTGGTCCGGCTCACAGCGGTTGCTGACAGTAAACGCGTGTGACCAGCGGCGGAGGGGTACCGGGCAGACCTGCGTTCACGGCTCGTCACGATCGCCCCGCAAGGGAGCTTGACGCGTTCCCGCGCGGATCGCGCTTCGGCGGACGCGAAGGCGCGAGGAGGCCTCTCCCGCGGCCGCCCCGGGCGACTGGAAGCCTTTACGATCGGCCGAGCCCTTTCTCGCCGGGTGTGGCCGCCGAGCGGTCCCAGCGCGAGCCTCGCGCGTCCCAGGAGGCCCGCGAAACGCATGAGACACTCTCCGTATGACCGACGCCCGCGCGCTCTCCCGCCGCATCGCCTCGCTCCTCGCCGAGGAGCGGAGCCGACTCGCCGAGTTTCTCGTCGCCCTGGCGGACTTCGACCGCCAGCGCGGGTGGGGCACGCTCGGCTACGCCTCGCTCTTCCAATACCCCGAGCGCGAGCTCCGGCTCACGAGCAGCGCCGCCGCTCGTCGGATGACCGCGGCTGCGCTCGTCCAGCGGTTCCCCGCCGTGGTGGAGCCTCTCCGCGACGGCCGCGTGTGCATGTCGGTCGTCTACGAGCTCTCGAAGGCGCTCACCCCTGAGAACGCGGGCGAGGTGCTGCCGCGCTTCTACGGCCTCTCGAAGCGCGCGGCGGAGGCGCTCGTCGCCGAGCTCAGGCCGTTCGCGAACCCGCCGCGGCGCGAGGTGGTCACGGCCCTCGCGCGCTCCGCCCCGCCACTGCGCGCGAGCGCGCCCGCGGAGGCGCTGACCGCCGCGCCTGCACCCGAACGGACTTCGCCGGCGAAGTCCGAAAGGGTACAGCCAGACGCAGACCTCTTCTCCGCGCCGGCTCGCCCGCGCGACGAGGTGGTGCCCCTCGACGCCGAGCTCCGCCGCTACCACGTCACCGTCTCGAAGGCGTTCCTCGCCAAGCTCGACGCCGCCAAGGACGCGCTCTCCCACGCCATTCCCGACGGCGACACCGAGGCGGTGCTCACCGCCGCGCTCGACCTCCTCCTCGAGAAGACCGACCGCCGGCGCGGCCTCGTGAAGAAGCCCCGGCCGGCGCCTCAGAAGCCCTCCGCTGACCCGCGCCACGTCCCGGCGGCGGTGGCTCGGGAGGTGTGGAAGCGGGACGGCGGCCGGTGTGCCTTCCGCCTGCCGGACGGGAGCGTCTGCGGCTCGACGAAGCGGCTCGAGCTCGACCACATCCGCCCGGTGGCGCTCGGTGGGCGCAGCACCGCCGACAACCTGAGAGTGGCTTGCTGGGATCACAACTCCCTGCACGCTGTGCAAGTCTTCGGCAGGGAGCACATG
The genomic region above belongs to Anaeromyxobacter diazotrophicus and contains:
- a CDS encoding phosphatase PAP2 family protein, which translates into the protein MESRELELQVVEGALAGASVEPERLARLARLLGYDERLLLHFRRYHGPWRTRLARLLTAAGDARSWTAAALALLATGRRPTVHLGLRVGLGALAGALAAQALKRSLNRARPTTAIEGFEALAENPDAFSFPSGHTAAAFAVAVAVAGEPYFAGPPALLLATGIALSRIYLGAHYPLDVAVGTLLGAAAGAGTRLLVP
- a CDS encoding HNH endonuclease; the encoded protein is MTDARALSRRIASLLAEERSRLAEFLVALADFDRQRGWGTLGYASLFQYPERELRLTSSAAARRMTAAALVQRFPAVVEPLRDGRVCMSVVYELSKALTPENAGEVLPRFYGLSKRAAEALVAELRPFANPPRREVVTALARSAPPLRASAPAEALTAAPAPERTSPAKSERVQPDADLFSAPARPRDEVVPLDAELRRYHVTVSKAFLAKLDAAKDALSHAIPDGDTEAVLTAALDLLLEKTDRRRGLVKKPRPAPQKPSADPRHVPAAVAREVWKRDGGRCAFRLPDGSVCGSTKRLELDHIRPVALGGRSTADNLRVACWDHNSLHAVQVFGREHMDQFRKDADRSAPSTAAGGSTSGACGEGAEAAGSTRTQRRRGTGS